A window of Streptomyces gilvosporeus contains these coding sequences:
- the pstS gene encoding phosphate ABC transporter substrate-binding protein PstS, producing MKLRRKGGPRSAAAGTAVLCGALALAGCSGSSSEPSGSAPVSTAAGGIACGKAATLNASGSTAQQYAMKYWIKTYTRACHDTTINYDGNGSGAGQKDFLHGKTAFAGSDSPLSADQVTQSKKVCTGGGHAIHLPAVAGPIAVAFHLPGVDRLILDAPTLAKIFNGQLTKWNDPVIAQLNKGAKLPAMPIRTFHRADSSGTTDNFTAYLAAVAQGAWPYAHSKEWPAKGGQAVTGSSDLATQVQRTEGAIGYVDLPYAVARMLRTVSVDTGAATPADANVIASSHAISGAKTVDTGNDVLLKLDYATKAPGAYPINAVTYEIVCNKGNKPATWPATKAFLTYIASPKGQQNLTFQGYATLPAAVVNKVRSEIGTLS from the coding sequence GTGAAGCTTCGGCGGAAGGGCGGGCCGCGCAGCGCGGCGGCCGGCACGGCGGTCCTCTGCGGCGCCCTGGCCCTGGCGGGCTGTTCGGGCAGCAGCTCCGAACCCTCCGGCAGCGCGCCGGTCAGCACCGCCGCGGGCGGTATCGCCTGCGGCAAGGCGGCCACGCTGAACGCCTCGGGCTCGACGGCGCAGCAGTACGCCATGAAGTACTGGATCAAGACCTACACCCGGGCCTGCCACGACACCACGATCAACTACGACGGCAACGGCTCCGGGGCCGGCCAGAAGGACTTCCTGCACGGCAAGACCGCCTTCGCCGGATCGGACTCCCCGCTCAGCGCCGACCAGGTGACCCAGTCCAAGAAGGTCTGCACCGGCGGCGGCCACGCGATCCACCTGCCGGCTGTCGCCGGACCGATCGCGGTCGCCTTCCACCTCCCCGGCGTCGACCGGCTGATCCTCGACGCCCCCACCCTCGCCAAGATCTTCAACGGGCAGCTCACCAAGTGGAACGATCCGGTGATCGCACAGCTCAACAAGGGTGCCAAGCTGCCCGCCATGCCGATCAGGACGTTCCACCGCGCCGACTCCTCCGGCACGACGGACAACTTCACGGCCTACCTCGCCGCCGTGGCCCAGGGCGCCTGGCCGTACGCGCACAGCAAGGAGTGGCCCGCCAAGGGCGGTCAGGCCGTCACCGGATCCTCCGACCTGGCCACCCAGGTGCAGCGGACCGAGGGCGCGATCGGCTACGTCGACCTGCCGTATGCCGTCGCCCGCATGCTGCGCACGGTCTCGGTCGACACCGGCGCCGCCACCCCCGCCGACGCCAATGTGATCGCGTCGTCCCATGCGATCTCCGGCGCCAAAACCGTCGACACGGGCAATGACGTCCTGCTGAAACTCGACTACGCGACCAAGGCGCCGGGTGCCTACCCCATCAATGCGGTCACCTACGAAATCGTCTGCAACAAGGGCAACAAACCGGCGACCTGGCCCGCCACCAAGGCGTTCCTGACCTATATCGCCAGCCCGAAGGGGCAGCAGAACCTGACCTTCCAGGGCTATGCGACGCTGCCGGCGGCCGTGGTGAACAAGGTCCGCAGCGAGATCGGCACCCTGTCGTGA
- a CDS encoding argininosuccinate synthase, which translates to MTERVVLAYSGGLDTSVCIGWIAEETGAEVIAVAVDVGQGGEDLDVIRKRALACGAVEAEVADAKDEFADEYCLPAIKANALYMDRYPLVSALSRPAIVKHLVAAAEKHGATTVAHGCTGKGNDQVRFEAGISSLAPDLKCIAPVRDYAMTRDKAIAFCEEKNLPIATTKKSPYSIDQNVFGRAVETGFLEDIWNAPIEDVYEYTQNPATPREADEVVITFEQGVPVALDGRKVTVLEAIQELNRRAGAQGVGRIDMVEDRLVGIKSREVYEAPGAIALITAHQELENVTVERELARYKRQVEQRWGELVYDGMWFSPLKRALDGFIAEANQAVSGDIRMTLHGGRAVVTGRKSDQSLYDFNLATYDTGDTFDQSLSKGFIELFGMSSKIASKRDLA; encoded by the coding sequence GTGACCGAGCGCGTCGTACTCGCCTACTCGGGCGGCCTGGACACCTCTGTCTGCATCGGCTGGATCGCCGAGGAGACGGGCGCCGAGGTCATCGCCGTTGCCGTGGACGTCGGCCAGGGCGGCGAGGACCTGGACGTCATCCGCAAGCGCGCGCTCGCCTGCGGCGCGGTGGAGGCGGAGGTCGCCGACGCCAAGGACGAGTTCGCCGATGAGTACTGTCTGCCGGCGATCAAGGCCAATGCGCTGTACATGGACCGCTACCCGCTGGTCTCGGCGCTCTCCCGGCCGGCGATCGTCAAGCATCTGGTCGCCGCCGCCGAGAAGCACGGCGCGACCACCGTCGCCCACGGCTGCACCGGCAAGGGCAACGACCAGGTCCGCTTCGAGGCCGGTATCTCCTCCCTCGCCCCCGACCTCAAGTGCATCGCCCCCGTCCGGGACTACGCGATGACCCGGGACAAGGCGATCGCCTTCTGCGAGGAGAAGAACCTCCCGATCGCGACGACCAAGAAGTCGCCGTACTCCATCGACCAGAACGTCTTCGGGCGGGCCGTGGAGACCGGCTTCCTGGAGGACATCTGGAACGCCCCGATCGAGGACGTCTACGAGTACACCCAGAACCCGGCGACCCCCCGCGAGGCCGACGAGGTCGTCATCACCTTCGAGCAGGGTGTCCCGGTCGCCCTGGACGGCAGGAAGGTCACCGTCCTGGAGGCGATCCAGGAGCTCAACCGGCGGGCCGGCGCCCAGGGCGTCGGCCGGATCGACATGGTCGAGGACCGCCTCGTCGGCATCAAGTCCCGCGAGGTCTACGAGGCGCCCGGCGCCATCGCGCTGATCACCGCGCACCAGGAGCTGGAGAACGTCACCGTCGAGCGCGAACTGGCCCGCTACAAGCGGCAGGTCGAGCAGCGCTGGGGCGAGCTGGTCTACGACGGCATGTGGTTCTCCCCGCTCAAGCGGGCCCTGGACGGCTTCATCGCCGAGGCCAACCAGGCCGTCTCCGGCGACATCCGGATGACGCTGCACGGCGGCCGCGCGGTCGTCACCGGCCGGAAGTCCGACCAGTCGCTCTACGACTTCAACCTGGCGACGTACGACACCGGCGACACCTTCGACCAGTCCCTCTCGAAGGGCTTCATCGAGCTCTTCGGGATGTCCAGCAAGATCGCGTCCAAGCGCGACCTGGCCTGA
- the argJ gene encoding bifunctional glutamate N-acetyltransferase/amino-acid acetyltransferase ArgJ, whose amino-acid sequence MSVTAAKGFTAAGIAAGIKENGNPDLALVVNNGPRLAAAGVFTSNRVKAAPVVWSEQVLKGGRVSAVILNSGGANACTGPLGFQDTHATAEKVAEVLAGHSAGEVAVASTGLIGLRLPMDKLLPGVEQAAAELTDHGGEKAAIAIKTTDSVHKTAQVTTEGWTVGGMAKGAGMLAPGLATMLVVLTTDADVPADALDTALRAATRTTFDRVDSDGCMSTNDTVLLLASGASGIVPDQDAFAEAVRTVCADLARQLIGDAEGASKDIRIEVINAASEDDAVEVGRSIARNNLLKCAIHGEDPNWGRVLSAIGTTSAVFEPDQLNVAINDVWVCKNGSVGEDRDLVDMRYREVRITADLAAGTQSAVIWANDLTADYVHENSAYSS is encoded by the coding sequence GTGAGTGTGACGGCAGCCAAGGGATTCACGGCGGCGGGCATCGCCGCCGGCATCAAAGAGAACGGCAACCCCGACCTCGCCCTCGTGGTGAACAACGGGCCGCGCCTGGCCGCCGCCGGAGTCTTCACCTCCAACCGCGTCAAGGCCGCACCGGTCGTCTGGTCCGAGCAGGTCCTCAAGGGCGGCCGGGTCTCCGCCGTCATCCTCAACTCCGGTGGCGCCAACGCCTGTACGGGTCCGCTGGGCTTCCAGGACACCCACGCCACCGCGGAGAAGGTCGCCGAGGTGCTGGCCGGCCACAGCGCGGGCGAGGTGGCCGTCGCCTCCACCGGGCTGATCGGCCTCCGGCTCCCGATGGACAAGCTGCTGCCCGGAGTCGAGCAGGCGGCGGCCGAACTGACCGACCACGGCGGCGAAAAGGCCGCCATCGCCATCAAGACCACCGACAGCGTGCACAAGACCGCACAGGTCACGACCGAGGGCTGGACGGTCGGCGGGATGGCCAAGGGCGCCGGCATGCTCGCCCCGGGTCTGGCCACCATGCTCGTGGTGCTCACCACCGACGCCGACGTACCGGCCGACGCCCTGGACACCGCGCTGCGCGCCGCGACCCGCACCACCTTCGACCGGGTCGACTCCGACGGCTGTATGTCCACCAACGACACCGTTCTGCTGCTGGCCTCCGGCGCCTCGGGCATCGTCCCCGACCAGGACGCCTTCGCCGAGGCCGTGCGCACCGTCTGCGCCGACCTCGCCCGCCAGCTCATCGGCGACGCCGAGGGCGCCAGCAAGGACATCCGCATCGAGGTGATCAACGCCGCGAGCGAGGACGACGCCGTCGAGGTCGGCCGGTCCATCGCCCGTAACAACCTCCTCAAATGCGCCATCCACGGCGAGGACCCCAACTGGGGCCGGGTGCTCTCCGCGATCGGCACCACCTCCGCCGTCTTCGAGCCCGACCAGCTCAATGTCGCCATCAACGACGTCTGGGTGTGCAAGAACGGCTCGGTGGGGGAGGACCGCGACCTGGTCGACATGCGCTACCGGGAGGTCCGCATCACCGCCGACCTGGCCGCGGGCACCCAGTCCGCGGTCATCTGGGCCAACGACCTCACCGCCGACTACGTCCACGAGAACAGCGCGTACTCCTCATGA
- a CDS encoding DUF488 domain-containing protein, with protein MTRKSRNAGSSHGGARSAGIRVRRVYDPPEPDDGARVLVDRLWPRGLSKSDAALAEWCKDAAPSSELRRWYGHQEELYDAFAERYREELAQEAAQSALERLRELAADGPLTLLTATKDVERSHVRVLLDLLREDS; from the coding sequence ATGACCCGAAAGTCCCGTAATGCCGGTTCCTCTCATGGTGGTGCCCGTTCTGCCGGTATCCGTGTGCGCCGGGTGTACGACCCTCCGGAGCCGGACGACGGCGCCCGGGTGCTGGTGGACCGGCTGTGGCCACGGGGGCTGTCGAAGTCCGATGCGGCGCTGGCCGAGTGGTGCAAGGACGCGGCGCCCTCGTCGGAGCTGCGGCGCTGGTACGGCCATCAGGAGGAGCTCTACGACGCCTTCGCCGAGCGCTATCGCGAGGAGCTGGCCCAGGAGGCGGCGCAGTCCGCCCTGGAGCGGCTGCGGGAGCTGGCGGCGGACGGGCCGCTGACGCTGCTCACCGCGACGAAGGACGTGGAGCGAAGTCATGTCCGGGTACTCCTCGACCTCCTGCGCGAGGACTCCTGA
- a CDS encoding acetylornithine transaminase — MNGAAHGGGPADNAGLTRRWQGAMMHNFGTPRLPLVRGEGAVVWDADGNSYLDFLGGIAVNSLGHAHPAIVRAVSDQVATLGHVSNFFVAEPTVALAERLLALAGGRPGRVYFSNSGAEANEAAFKIGRLTGRTHMVSTAGGFHGRTMGALALTGQPAKQAPFVPLPGDVDYVPYGDAEALRAAVTTDTALVILEPVQGENGVVVPPPGYLRAAREITAATGTLLVLDEIQTGIGRTGHWLESQAQGVEADVVTLAKGLGGGLPIGATLAFGPAADLLSPGSHGSTFSGNPVVCAAALAVLDTIDKDGILDNVKRVGERLRSGIDALGHPLVGQVRGAGLLLGIVLTEPLAPQVQQAAQDAGLLVNAVAPDVIRLAPPLIVSDEQADTFLRKLPAVLGTARQGADGEQRSGD, encoded by the coding sequence ATGAACGGGGCGGCACACGGCGGGGGACCGGCGGACAACGCGGGACTGACCCGGCGCTGGCAGGGCGCGATGATGCACAACTTCGGCACCCCGCGGCTGCCGCTGGTCCGCGGCGAGGGCGCCGTGGTGTGGGACGCCGACGGCAACTCCTACCTCGACTTCCTCGGCGGTATCGCGGTCAACTCCCTGGGCCACGCGCACCCCGCGATCGTCCGGGCGGTCTCCGACCAGGTCGCCACCCTCGGCCATGTCTCCAACTTCTTCGTCGCCGAGCCCACCGTGGCCCTGGCCGAGCGGCTGCTGGCGCTGGCCGGCGGCCGCCCCGGCCGGGTCTACTTCTCCAACTCCGGCGCCGAGGCCAACGAAGCCGCCTTCAAGATCGGCCGGCTCACCGGACGCACCCATATGGTCTCCACGGCCGGTGGCTTCCACGGCCGCACCATGGGTGCCCTGGCCCTGACCGGCCAGCCCGCCAAGCAGGCCCCGTTCGTCCCGCTCCCCGGCGACGTCGACTACGTCCCGTACGGGGACGCCGAAGCCCTCCGCGCCGCCGTCACCACCGACACCGCCCTGGTCATCCTGGAGCCGGTCCAGGGCGAGAACGGCGTGGTCGTCCCGCCGCCCGGCTACCTCCGGGCCGCCCGCGAGATCACCGCGGCCACCGGCACCCTCCTCGTCCTCGACGAGATCCAGACCGGCATCGGCCGCACCGGCCACTGGCTGGAGTCCCAGGCCCAGGGCGTCGAGGCCGATGTCGTCACGCTCGCCAAGGGGCTGGGCGGCGGCCTCCCGATCGGCGCGACGCTGGCCTTCGGCCCGGCCGCCGACCTGCTGAGCCCCGGCTCGCACGGGTCCACCTTCAGCGGCAACCCGGTCGTCTGCGCCGCCGCCCTCGCCGTCCTGGACACCATCGACAAGGACGGCATCCTCGACAACGTCAAGCGCGTCGGCGAGCGCCTGCGCAGCGGAATCGACGCACTGGGGCACCCATTGGTCGGTCAGGTCCGCGGTGCGGGCCTGCTCCTGGGTATCGTCTTGACCGAGCCCCTCGCGCCCCAGGTGCAGCAGGCGGCTCAGGACGCGGGCCTCCTGGTGAACGCGGTCGCGCCGGACGTCATCCGGCTCGCCCCGCCCCTGATCGTCTCCGACGAGCAGGCGGACACGTTCCTCCGGAAGCTCCCCGCCGTCCTTGGCACGGCCCGCCAAGGGGCCGACGGGGAACAACGATCCGGAGACTGA
- a CDS encoding helix-turn-helix transcriptional regulator, whose product MSAAAEAGLRRIFDVVDLLIDAVDEENLVPALLPLLLGAVPGDSIVWAPNPDPTHRPRTLPADLLTPDALAAFDRDAAADPLVAHTSAATGTPLRRSTLQSDRAYHALAAYHEVYRPLGAERQLAMSFAGGYADGTPRSICLAINRSGSDFTDDDVLTAALLRTRLAHVLRRLAPPPPQRYDVTRRESAVLALLAHGLTNQQIARRLDISPRTVDKHLEHAYAKLRVGGRVEAANAWLTRGDALRPASWTGIVAGHR is encoded by the coding sequence ATGAGCGCGGCCGCGGAGGCCGGTCTGCGACGCATCTTCGACGTCGTGGACCTCCTGATCGATGCCGTCGACGAGGAGAACCTTGTTCCGGCCCTGCTCCCGCTGCTGCTCGGCGCCGTACCGGGCGACAGCATCGTCTGGGCGCCCAACCCCGACCCCACGCACCGCCCCCGCACCCTGCCCGCGGATCTGCTGACGCCGGACGCCCTGGCCGCCTTCGACCGCGACGCAGCGGCCGACCCGCTGGTCGCCCACACCTCGGCGGCCACCGGAACCCCGCTGCGCCGCTCGACCCTCCAGAGCGACCGCGCCTACCACGCGCTGGCCGCGTACCACGAGGTCTACCGGCCCCTCGGCGCCGAGCGGCAGCTCGCGATGTCCTTCGCCGGCGGCTACGCGGACGGCACACCCCGCAGCATCTGCCTGGCGATCAACCGCAGCGGCTCCGACTTCACCGACGACGACGTCCTCACCGCCGCCCTGCTGCGCACCCGCCTCGCCCATGTCCTGCGCCGCCTCGCCCCGCCGCCGCCACAGCGCTACGACGTCACCCGCCGCGAGTCCGCCGTCCTCGCCCTGCTCGCGCACGGCCTGACCAACCAGCAGATCGCCCGCCGGCTGGACATCAGCCCCCGCACCGTCGACAAACACCTGGAGCACGCCTACGCCAAACTGCGCGTCGGCGGCCGGGTGGAGGCCGCGAACGCCTGGCTGACCAGGGGCGATGCGCTGCGGCCGGCGTCATGGACGGGAATCGTGGCCGGGCACCGATGA
- the argB gene encoding acetylglutamate kinase has translation MTTTRKHTALPKARTLIEALPWLTRHHGKTVVIKFGGNAMIDEELKRAFAQDVVFLRHAGLRPVVVHGGGPQISAQLDLLGLESEFKGGLRVTTPEAMNVVRMVLAGQVQRELVGLLNEHGPLAVGMTGEDAQLMTATKHFAEVDGERVDIGRVGEITAIDPGAVEALLDDGRIPVISSIARSSDDGDDFGVFNVNADTAAAALAAALGAETLMVLTDVEGLYEDWPHSDEVISRLTAAELEKLLPDLASGMVPKMQGCLHAVRNGVHTARVIDGRVQHSILLEIFTDEGIGTMVVPDADTDTETTEGTA, from the coding sequence ATGACCACGACCCGTAAGCACACCGCGCTCCCCAAGGCCCGCACCCTCATCGAGGCGCTGCCCTGGCTGACCCGGCATCACGGCAAGACCGTCGTCATCAAATTCGGCGGCAACGCCATGATCGACGAGGAGCTCAAACGCGCCTTCGCCCAGGACGTCGTCTTCTTGCGGCACGCCGGGCTGCGCCCCGTCGTCGTGCACGGCGGCGGCCCGCAGATCAGCGCGCAGCTGGATCTGCTGGGTCTGGAATCGGAGTTCAAGGGCGGCCTGCGGGTCACCACGCCCGAGGCGATGAACGTCGTACGGATGGTGCTGGCCGGCCAGGTCCAGCGTGAGCTGGTCGGGCTGCTCAACGAGCACGGCCCGCTCGCCGTCGGCATGACCGGCGAGGACGCCCAGCTGATGACCGCGACCAAGCACTTCGCCGAGGTCGACGGCGAGCGGGTGGACATCGGCCGGGTCGGTGAGATCACCGCCATCGACCCGGGCGCGGTCGAGGCGCTGCTGGACGACGGCCGGATCCCGGTCATCTCCTCCATCGCCCGCAGCAGCGACGACGGCGACGACTTCGGCGTCTTCAACGTCAACGCCGACACCGCCGCGGCCGCCCTGGCCGCCGCCCTCGGCGCCGAGACCCTGATGGTCCTCACCGACGTCGAGGGCCTCTACGAGGACTGGCCGCACAGCGACGAGGTGATCTCCCGCCTGACGGCCGCCGAACTGGAAAAGCTGCTGCCCGACCTGGCCAGCGGCATGGTCCCCAAGATGCAGGGCTGTCTGCACGCCGTACGCAACGGCGTGCACACCGCCCGGGTCATCGACGGGCGGGTCCAGCACTCGATCCTGCTGGAGATCTTCACCGACGAAGGAATCGGCACGATGGTCGTGCCGGACGCGGACACCGACACCGAGACGACCGAGGGGACGGCATGA
- a CDS encoding histidine phosphatase family protein: MHVRLKLLAAARSSTLLENRFDDDRPLDAAGWHEAERAAPVLCRLAAAELRYCSPSARCRETGEVLGLTPLAQPALRDCDMGRWRGRTLAEVTAAEPRAVDAWLADPRSAPHGGESLLAFITRIGTWLDTRPPGDGAGLVAVAEPNVVRAALAYALQAPPHTYWRLDVQPLSVTTLRGRAGNWSLALEA, translated from the coding sequence ATGCACGTTCGTCTCAAACTGCTCGCCGCCGCCCGCAGCTCCACGCTGCTCGAGAACCGGTTCGACGACGACCGCCCGCTCGACGCCGCCGGCTGGCACGAGGCCGAGCGCGCCGCACCCGTCCTGTGCCGGCTCGCCGCCGCGGAGCTGCGCTACTGCTCGCCGTCGGCGCGCTGCCGGGAGACCGGGGAGGTCCTCGGCCTCACCCCGCTCGCCCAGCCGGCCCTGCGCGACTGCGATATGGGCCGCTGGCGCGGCCGCACCCTGGCCGAGGTCACCGCGGCCGAACCGCGCGCCGTCGACGCCTGGCTCGCCGACCCCCGCTCCGCCCCGCACGGCGGCGAGTCGCTGCTGGCCTTCATCACCCGCATCGGCACCTGGCTCGACACCCGGCCCCCGGGGGACGGCGCCGGCCTGGTGGCCGTCGCCGAGCCCAACGTCGTCCGCGCCGCCCTGGCCTATGCGCTCCAGGCGCCCCCGCACACGTACTGGCGGCTCGACGTCCAGCCCCTCTCGGTGACGACCCTGCGGGGGCGCGCGGGCAACTGGAGCCTCGCACTGGAGGCGTGA
- a CDS encoding DUF1059 domain-containing protein, protein MRKMVDCRDHPSEMHCTLVIAGEEEEVVRAATEHAVSVHGHTDSPELRAQIRSALKDEAVQHA, encoded by the coding sequence ATGCGGAAGATGGTCGACTGCCGGGATCACCCCAGCGAGATGCACTGCACCCTCGTGATCGCCGGTGAGGAGGAGGAAGTGGTCCGCGCCGCCACCGAGCACGCCGTGTCCGTCCACGGCCACACGGACAGCCCCGAGCTGCGCGCCCAGATCCGCTCCGCCCTCAAGGACGAGGCGGTGCAGCACGCCTGA
- a CDS encoding arginine repressor has translation MTEPQETGSPNGGGPAVPQTRTARHRRIVDILNRQAVRSQSQLAKLLADDGLSVTQATLSRDLDELGAVKIRNTGGELIYAVPSEGGDRKPRAPLGESAKEERMRRLSGELLISAEASANLVVLRTPPGAAQFLASAIDQAELHDILGTIAGDDTLLLISRDPAGGQALADHLLRLAQGAH, from the coding sequence ATGACCGAGCCGCAGGAGACCGGGTCGCCCAACGGCGGCGGCCCGGCGGTACCGCAGACCCGCACCGCCCGCCACCGCCGGATCGTGGACATCCTCAACCGGCAGGCGGTCCGCTCCCAGAGCCAGCTCGCCAAGCTGCTCGCCGACGACGGCCTGTCCGTCACCCAGGCGACGCTCTCGCGCGATCTGGACGAGCTGGGCGCGGTCAAGATCCGCAACACCGGCGGCGAGCTGATCTACGCGGTGCCCAGCGAGGGCGGCGACCGCAAACCGCGCGCCCCGCTGGGCGAGTCCGCCAAGGAGGAGCGCATGCGCCGCCTCTCCGGCGAACTCCTCATCTCCGCCGAGGCGTCCGCCAACCTCGTCGTGCTGCGCACCCCGCCCGGCGCCGCCCAGTTCCTGGCCTCGGCCATCGACCAGGCCGAACTCCACGACATCCTCGGCACCATCGCCGGCGACGACACCCTGCTGTTGATCAGCCGCGATCCGGCCGGCGGACAGGCGCTGGCGGACCATCTCCTGCGGCTGGCCCAGGGCGCGCACTGA
- the argH gene encoding argininosuccinate lyase produces the protein MSSNSGDVRLWGGRFAAGPADALAQLSASVHFDWRLAPYDIAGSRAHARVLHKANLLTEDELTRMIAGLDQLEADVADGSFTGTIADEDVHTALERGLLERLGPDLGGKLRAGRSRNDQVATLFRMYLRDHARIIGGLIADLQEALVGLAEAHPDVAMPGRTHLQHAQPVLFAHHVLAHVQSLSRDAERLRQWDERTAVSPYGSGALAGSSLGLDPEAVAADLGFEHGSAGNSIDGTAARDFVAEFAFITAMIGVNLSRIAEEVIIWNTKEFSFVTLDDAFSTGSSIMPQKKNPDIAELARGKSGRLIGNLTGLMATLKALPLAYNRDLQEDKEPVFDSCDQLEVLLPAFTGMMATLTVHRERMEELAPAGFSLATDIAEWLVRQGVPFRVAHEVAGECVKECEAHGIELDQLTDEQFAKISPHLTPEVRGVLNVPGALASRSGRGGTAPSAVAVQLAEVRADLAAQQEWAAAKRK, from the coding sequence GTGAGCAGCAACAGCGGTGACGTCCGGCTCTGGGGCGGCCGTTTCGCCGCCGGACCAGCGGACGCCCTGGCCCAGCTGTCGGCATCCGTCCACTTCGACTGGCGGCTCGCCCCGTACGACATCGCCGGATCCCGTGCGCACGCCCGGGTCCTGCACAAGGCGAATCTGCTCACCGAGGACGAGCTGACGCGCATGATCGCCGGGCTCGACCAACTGGAGGCCGATGTCGCCGACGGCTCGTTCACCGGCACCATCGCCGACGAGGACGTCCACACCGCCCTGGAGCGCGGGCTGCTGGAGCGGCTCGGCCCGGACCTCGGCGGCAAGCTGCGGGCCGGCCGGTCCCGTAACGACCAGGTGGCCACGCTCTTCCGGATGTATCTGCGCGACCACGCCCGGATCATCGGCGGGCTGATCGCCGACCTCCAGGAGGCGCTGGTCGGCCTCGCCGAGGCGCACCCGGACGTCGCCATGCCCGGCCGGACCCACCTCCAGCACGCCCAGCCGGTGCTCTTCGCCCACCATGTGCTGGCGCACGTCCAGTCGCTGTCGCGGGATGCGGAGCGGCTGCGGCAGTGGGACGAGCGGACCGCCGTCTCGCCCTACGGGTCGGGCGCGCTGGCCGGCTCCTCGCTCGGCCTGGACCCCGAGGCGGTCGCCGCTGACCTGGGCTTCGAGCACGGCAGCGCGGGCAACTCGATCGACGGTACGGCCGCGCGGGACTTCGTCGCCGAATTCGCGTTCATCACGGCGATGATCGGCGTCAACCTCTCCCGTATCGCCGAGGAAGTCATCATCTGGAACACGAAGGAGTTCTCCTTCGTCACCCTCGACGACGCCTTCTCCACCGGCTCGTCGATCATGCCGCAGAAGAAGAACCCGGACATCGCCGAGCTGGCGCGCGGCAAGTCGGGCCGGCTCATCGGCAATCTGACGGGCCTGATGGCCACGCTCAAGGCGCTGCCGCTCGCCTACAACCGCGACCTCCAGGAGGACAAGGAGCCGGTGTTCGACTCCTGTGACCAACTGGAGGTGCTGCTCCCGGCGTTCACCGGCATGATGGCCACGCTGACGGTGCACCGCGAGCGGATGGAAGAGCTGGCCCCGGCCGGGTTCTCGCTGGCCACCGATATCGCGGAGTGGCTGGTGCGGCAGGGCGTGCCGTTCCGGGTGGCGCACGAGGTCGCGGGCGAGTGCGTCAAGGAGTGCGAGGCGCACGGCATCGAGCTGGACCAGCTCACCGACGAACAGTTCGCCAAGATCTCGCCGCATCTGACGCCCGAGGTCCGCGGCGTCCTCAACGTCCCCGGCGCGCTGGCCTCGCGCAGCGGCCGCGGC
- the argC gene encoding N-acetyl-gamma-glutamyl-phosphate reductase, which produces MTVRAAVAGASGYAGGEVLRLLLAHPEVEIGAVTGHSSAGRRLGTLQPHLHPLADRELVATSAEALAGHDVVFLALPHGQSAAVAEQLGPDVLVVDCGADFRLKDAADWETFYGSPHAGTWPYGLPELPGARAALQGAKRIAVPGCYPTAVSLALFPAYQAALAEPEAVIVAASGTSGAGKAPKPHLLGSEVMGSMSPYGVGGGHRHTPEMIQNLSAAAGERVGVSFTPTLAPMPRGILATCTAKARPGVDAAAVRAAYEKALADEPFVRLLPEGQWPSTGAVYGSNAAHLQVTLDATAGRIIAISAIDNLTKGTAGGAVQSMNIALGLDETTGLSTIGVAP; this is translated from the coding sequence ATGACGGTACGAGCAGCAGTGGCCGGAGCGAGCGGATACGCGGGAGGTGAGGTCCTGCGTCTGCTTCTGGCGCACCCCGAGGTCGAGATCGGCGCGGTGACCGGGCACTCCAGCGCGGGCCGACGCCTGGGTACCTTGCAGCCGCATCTGCACCCGCTGGCCGACCGGGAGCTCGTGGCCACCTCGGCCGAGGCGCTGGCGGGCCATGACGTCGTGTTCCTCGCGCTGCCGCACGGCCAGTCCGCCGCGGTCGCCGAGCAGCTCGGGCCCGATGTGCTCGTCGTCGACTGCGGCGCCGACTTCCGGCTGAAGGACGCCGCCGACTGGGAGACCTTCTACGGTTCGCCCCACGCGGGCACCTGGCCGTACGGCCTGCCGGAGCTGCCCGGAGCCCGCGCCGCGCTCCAGGGGGCCAAGCGCATCGCGGTCCCGGGCTGCTACCCGACCGCCGTCTCGCTTGCCCTCTTCCCCGCCTACCAGGCCGCCCTCGCCGAGCCCGAGGCCGTCATCGTCGCGGCCTCCGGCACCTCCGGCGCGGGCAAGGCGCCCAAACCGCATCTGCTGGGCTCCGAGGTCATGGGCTCGATGAGCCCGTACGGCGTCGGCGGCGGCCACCGGCACACCCCCGAGATGATCCAGAACCTGAGCGCCGCGGCCGGCGAGCGGGTCGGCGTGTCCTTCACCCCGACCCTCGCGCCGATGCCCCGCGGCATCCTCGCCACCTGCACGGCCAAGGCCCGGCCCGGGGTGGACGCCGCCGCCGTACGGGCCGCGTACGAAAAGGCGCTGGCCGACGAGCCGTTCGTCCGGCTGCTGCCGGAGGGGCAGTGGCCCTCGACCGGCGCCGTGTACGGCTCCAACGCCGCCCACCTCCAGGTCACGCTGGATGCGACGGCCGGACGGATCATCGCGATCAGCGCCATCGACAACCTCACCAAGGGGACCGCGGGTGGCGCCGTCCAGTCCATGAACATCGCCCTCGGTCTCGACGAGACCACCGGACTTTCGACGATCGGAGTCGCGCCGTGA